Genomic window (Candidatus Binatia bacterium):
CCTCATCGTCTCGCCGCCCCCGTATTACATTCCCGAGAACGTCGGGCACGCGTCGATCGCCGGGCTCACGTTGCAGGCAGCGACGCCGGCCGTGCGCGGATTCGTCGCGAGCCTCGGCGTCACGAACCTCTACCGCGCGCAGGATCTCGACACCGGCTCGCGCCTTCCCGGGCGCGGACCGGTCTTCGGCGTCAATCTCGGCCTCAAATACGTCACGACCGCCGCGAGCCGGTTCGACGGCTTCAACGTCGTCTTCGCGACGCAGGGGCCCCAGGAGAGCGCGGATCCGTATCTCGCGCCGCAGTACGCGGCATATCAGCCGGCGACGTTCACGACCGTCAACGCATACGCGGGCTACCGCATAGCACGTGACCTAATCTTCGCGGTGCGCGGTTACAATCTCGGCGACGATCGCTACGCGCTCTACGCAGGATATCCGATGCCCGGGCGATCGTTCGCCGTGGAGCTGCGCAGCCGTTGAAGACGGCGGTGAAACTCGCCGTTCTCGCGCTGCTGACCGCCGCCGCGGGCGCGGCGAGCCTGCTCGTCGGCGGCACGCCGCTCTCGATCGGCGAGATCGCGCATCAGCTCGCGCATCCCGGCGAGCCCGGCGTGCTCCACGAGATCGTCTGGCAGTTGCGGCTGCCGCGCGTCTGCATCGGCGCGACCGTCGGCGCGTCGCTCGCGCTCTGCGGCGTGACGCTGCAAGGCCTGCTGCGCAATCCGCTCGTGGATCCGTATCTCACCGGCGTCAGCGCGGCGGCGGCCGCGGCGATCGCGCTCGCGATTCTTGCGGGCGCGGCCGTTTCCGCGACGCCGGCGGTCGGCTTCGCCGCCGGACTCGGCGCCGCGCTCGTCGTCGCCGCGCTCGCGCGCCGCGGCGGCGGCATCGATCCGACGCGGCTCATCCTCGCGGGCGTCTCGCTCTCGACGCTCTTCGCGGCGATCGTGACGCTCGCGGTCGTTCGCGCGCAATCCAACGATTACGCGAGCACCATTCTCGCGTGGCTCGCCGGCTCGATGGCGGGTCGCGGCTGGCACGATCTCGCGATCGCCGCGCCGTACGCTGCCGCCGGTGCCGTGCTCGCCGCGGCATCCATCTCGCCGCTCAACGCGCTGCGCATCGGAGAGCAGCGCGCCCGCGCCGTCGGCGTCAACGTGGATCGCGTCCAATGGGTGATCCTCGTCTCGTCGTCGCTGCTCGCCGCAAGCAGCGTCGTCCTCGCGGGCCTCGTCGGCTTCATCGGGCTGATCGTGCCGCATCTCGCGCGGCGCGTCGTCGGCTCGGACGCGCGCGTTCTTCTTCCGGCGAGCGCCGCGCTCGGCGCGACGCTCTGCATGCTCGCCGACGCGATCTGCCGCCGCATCGTCGCGCCGGCCGAACTGCCGATCGGCGTGCTCCTCGCCTTCATCGGCGTGCCCGCCTTTCTCTACATCTATTTGCGCCCGCCGGTGCGAGAGGCGCAGAGCGAGCGATGATCGCGCTGCGCGGCCTGGCGCTCGACGCCGGCGGCAAACCGCTGCTCCGCAACGTTAACGCGAGCATCGAGAGCGGCGAGTTCGTCGCGTTGCTCGGGCGTAACGGCGCGGGAAAGACGACGCTGCTGCGCACGATTGCGGGTCTCCACGCGGCGCGAGCCGGAACGATCTCGATCGATGGGATTCCGGCGGCGCGGATGCGCCCGCTCGAGCGCGCCCGCCGCGTCGCGTTCGTGACCGGCGACGAAGTCTTGGTGGACGCGCTGACCGTCGCCGAGGTCGTCGCGATCGGACGCTTTCCGCACCATCGCTGGTGGCAGTGGCAGGCCGACGGCGACGACGAGCGCGCGGTCGCGGAGGCGCTCGGCGCCGTGCGGCTCGAGCCGTTCGCGCAGCGCCTCTTCTCGACGCTGAGCGCCGGCGAACGCCAGCGCGTCTGGATCGCGCTCGGCCTCGCCCAAGCGACGCCGATCCTCTTGCTCGACGAGCCGACGAGCCATCTCGACGTGCGCGTCGCGCACGAGATCCTCGATCTGCTGCAACGCCTCGCGCGCGCCGGTAAGGCGATCGTCTGCGCGCTGCACGACCTCAACGAGGCGGCCGCCTACGCCGACCGCATCGCGCTGCTCGGCGACGGCACGCTGCTGCGCGCGGCGCCGCCCGACGAATTGCTCGACGAGCCCACGATCGACGGCGCCTACGGAATTGGGATGGAGCGGGTGCGTCTCTCGGACGGGCGCCTGCGAGTCTTCGCCCGCCCTACCGATGCGCGGGAGGCATCGTGCGAACGTCCGAGCCGAGCACCCAGCGAATGACGCCGCGCTGCGGTCCGCTCGTGATCGCGACGCCGACGGCATCGTCGGGCTGCGAGAAGAGCGGCGACTCGACGTAGCCGGGGACGCACGAGATGACGTCCGCGTGCGTGCCGGGATCGACGACGAGCGCGTGCGGCAGCATCGCCTGCGCCTCGTCGAACGACGCGGCATAGTAGGCGCGCAATCGCGCGCGCGAATCCCAGATGAAGACCGAGGGGTCGTCGGTCGTGCTGTAGAGCACGACGCGATCGCCGCGGTGGACGCGGCAATCGGCGAGCGCCGGGAGCGCGGCCGCGATCCAGAGCACGAGCAGCATCGGAACGGCCTTACGCACGGCCACGCTCCGTATCGAGCACGCGAATCGCGACGACTGCGAGATCGTCGCGCAGCCGGTTGCCGCCGAGCTCGCGCACGTGCTCGATCACCTCGTCGGCGAGTTGCTGCGCGTGCGGCCCGAGCCGCGCGATCAGCTCCATCGCGCCGCGGCCGAGCAGCTGCTTCCCGGCGCGATTGCGCACCTCGGTCAGGCCGTCGGTCGCCAGGACGAGCGTGTCGCCCGGCTCGAGGTCGATCGTCTCGGTCGAGAACGGCTCCTCCATCACGCCGAGCACGGGACCGGTGACCGCGAGTTGGCGCACGCCGCCGCGATCTCGTAGGTAGGCGCAGTCGTGGCCGGCGCTGCCGTACTTGAGGCGAAGCGTCGAGGTGTCGAGCACGCCGACGAACATCGAGACGAAGAGGTACGGATTCCCGACCGCGCGCGAGAACGCGAGGTTGAACTCCGAGAGGATCGCAGCCGGATCGCGCTGGCGCAGCGCGATCGCGCGGATCATGAACTTGATGAACGCGGTAAGGACCGCCGCGTCCACGCCCTTACCGCTGACGTCGGCGATGAGGATCAGCGCTTGCGTGCTCGAGAGGCGGTAGACGTCGAAGACGTCGCCGCCGACGGCCAAGTGATTCGTCGCCGAGACGTACGCGCTGCCGACCTCGCAGTGCGGCAGCGGCACCGACTCGCTCCGGAACGCCTGCTGCAGTATCTCGGTGATCGTGCGCTCTTGTTCGAGCTCTCGGTTGAGGCGCGAGCCGTATGCGTTGAACAGAATTGCGAGCACGCCGAAGCCGAGCACCCAGAAGGCCCGCAGATACGAGGAACGGTCGAGCTGCGACTGCAGGCTCTCGAGCAGCGCCGATCCCTCGCCGGCCAGCGCCATGCGAATCGCGGCGACCGTCCGCGTCTCGTAGTCGGAGAAGAGTTTGTTGCGCTTGTCGAGCTCGACGAGGCGGTTGCGCGGATTGCGCAGGATCGGCGCGGCGACCTCGGCGCGCCATTGCGTCTGCAGCTTCCCGTAGCTGTCGAGTAGTTTCACGACGTCGGAAAGCTGCAGATCGCTTAACATCTTCGTGATCGATGCTTGCGTGGCGTCGTAACCGGCGGCGGCCTGCCGGTACTGCGCGATGTAGAACGGATCGCGCGTCAGCGAGTAACCCCGCAGCGAGTTCTCCTCGTCAATCTGGAGCCGCAGCAGTTCCTCGAGTTCGATCTGCGCCTGCTGGATCTGCGCCTGGTGCGAGAACGTGCTGGCGATCTGGGCGCGCGTTTCGAACGTGCCCTGAACGGCAAAAGCGAGCGTCACCACCAGGAACGCGGTCATTAAGAGCGTGCCGGTGACGCGAGTGAGCGGTGCGTTCTTCACAGAGGCGTCACGTACGCGCTTTCAGAAGAACGGCAGGCTGTGCGCGGCCAGGTGAACCCCACGATTTTCAAGTCCTACGACGTCCGCGGGGTTTATCCATCCGAATTGAGCGACGATGTGGCCTATGGCATCGGGCGCTGCTTCGTGGCGCTCCTCCAGGCCGGCGGCTCGGGGGCCGCCGCGCGCACGACCGTCGCCGTCGCCCGCGACATGCGTCCGTCGGGGAAGAACCTCTGCGACGCGTTCGCTCGGGGTGCCACCGAGTCGGGGGCCGACGTCGTGGACATCGGCATGGTCTCGACCGACGCGCTCTACTTCGCGGTCGGCAAGTACGCGTTCGACGGCGGCGTGATGATCACGGCGTCTCACAACCCGGCCGAGTACAACGGCATGAAGTTCACGCGTTCGCAAGCGCAGGCGATCTCGCTCGATACGGGCCTCGCGACGATTCGCGATCGGCTCGTTGCAGACGATCTGCCGCCGGCGTGCGCGACGGCCGGCACGATCTCCGAGCGCGACGTCCTCGACGATTTCGCGCGGCACTGCCTCTCGTTCGTCGATCGCGCGAAGATCAAACCGTTGCGCATCGCGGTGGACGCCGGCAACGGCATGGCCGGCGCGACGGTGCCGCACGTCTTCAAGACCCTACCGTGCGACCTCGTGCCGCTCTACTTCGAACTCGACGGACGCTTCCCGAACCATCCGGCGAGCCCGATCGAACCGGAGAACATGATCGACCTGCAGGCGGCGGTGCGCAAGCATCAATGCGATCTCGGCGTCGCCTTCGACGGCGATGCCGACCGGATGTTCATCGTGGATGAGAAGTCGGGCCTGATCGACGGCAGCACCGTCACCGCGCTCGTCGCGCTCAACACGCTAAAGAAGCACCCCGGCGCGAAGATCCTCTACAACTTGATCTGCAGCCGCAGCGTTCCCGAGCTTATCGCCAGGGCCGGCGGCGTCCCGGTGCGTTCGAGGGTGGGGCACTCGATCATCAAGGCCGTTATGCGCGAGCAGGACATCGTCTTTGGCGGCGAGCACAGCGGCCACTTCTACTTCCGCGACAACTGGTATGCAGATTCAGGAATGATCGCCCTTCTTCAGTGCCTCGAGCTCTTCAGCGAAGCCGGCAAGCCGGTCAGCGAGGCGATCGCCCCGATCGACACGCGCTTTCGCTCGGGCGAGATCAACAGCCGGGTTGCCGACGTTCCGGCGAAGCTGCGAGAGATCGAGGAGCGTTACTCCGACGGGCAGATCGACCACCTCGACGGCGTGACGATCGGATACCCGCAGTGGTGGATGAACGTCCGCCCGTCGAACACCGAGCCGCTTCTGCGGCTCAACGTCGAAGGCGACACCGAGGCGCTGATGGAGCGGCACCGCGAGGAAGCCTTGGCGCTGATTAGGAGTTAGACCGCCGCCTATGTCCGGATTGGTATTGGGACCCGCTTTCGTCGCCGTCGGAGACGGCACGTCCACCTTCGGCCGGCTCGCGGTCGAAGACGGCAGAATCGCCGGCGTGCTCACCGCCGACGGTCCCTCCGATTACCCGCTGCCGCCGGGCAGCAGCATCGCGCCCGGCTTGATCGACGTCCACACGAACGGCGCCGGCGAGTTCCTCTTCAATCGCGATCAGGGCAACGCGGTCGGCGTCGCTGGTTCGACGTACGCACGCAACGGTGCGACCGGATTCGTTGCGAGCGTCATGACCGCGCCGTGGGAATCCATGCTGCACGCCGCGTCGGAGCTCGTCGAGGCCGCGAATCAGCTCGAGGAGGACGCCCCGTCGGGAGCCCGCTGTCTGGGCGTCCACTTCGAAGGTCCGTTTCTCAATCCGAAGTTCCGGCGCATCCACCGCAACGAGTGGCTGCTCCCCGCGAGCGAGGCGCGCGCGGCGGAGATGGTGGACGCGTGCAAAGGCGCGTGCCTGCTCGTGACGATGGCGCCGGAGATCGACGGCGCCGCCGACGCGCTGCGCGTCTTCCTGGAGAACGGCGTCGTCTGCTCGGCCGGCCACACGAGCGCGCGCTATCGCGAGGGAATGCTCGCGATCGGGCTCGGCTTTCGCTCGCTGACGCACGCGTTCAATGGGATGCCGCCGCTCGATCATCGCGATCCGTCGATCCTCGCCGCGTTCATCCAAGACCGGCGCACGCTCGTGCAGGTCATCTGCGACGGGATCCACGTCTCGCCGGTGATGATCGACATCCTTCACCGCACGCTCGGCGACCGCGTCGTGCTCGCCACCGATAATATGCCGGCCGCCGACCCGGGCTACCACATCGAAGGCGGCGTCATGCGCGCCGAGGACGGCACGATCGCCGGCAGCGCGCTGCAGATCGACGAAGCGCTGCGGAACTACATGTCGTACGCGCAGATACCGTTCGCGCAGGCGATCGTCGCCGCGACGTACGCGCCCGCGCGGTTGATCCGGCACGACGGCGAGATGGGGCGCATCGTGCGCGGCGCGCGCGCCGATCTCTCGTTCTGGGACAGAGAGTACCAGGTGATCGGAACGATGGTCGGCGGACGCTTCGTCTACAACCGGATCGAGGTCGCGGCCTAAGGAACCTCGGGAGCGACGGCTCGCTGCGCCGCCGAACGCAGCATCACGAAGGCCGCGTAGAGCACGACCGCGACCACCAGCCAGCGCACCGCGACGAGCGGCAGCGACTTCACGACGTACGCGGCGATCAGCACGCCGGGAATTCCCCCGATCGTCAGGCCGAGCGCGGCCCGCATCGAGAACGCATCGTAGCGAATGAAGCGCATGCTCGCGACCGGCATGAGAAACGCGCACGATCCCATCATGATCGGAAACGCTGCGACCGGGTTCATGCCGAGCAGACTCACCATGATCATGCACGGCGCGTAGAAGCCGATGCCGATCGTCATGAGCGCCCCGAGGCAGATGCTGATCGCGACTCCGATCCAGAGGCGCGCGCCGGAGAGCGCGAGCGCATCGCCGCTGAGCCCGAAGTGACTTCCTTTGAGGTTGCCGGCGATGAAGAGCGCGGCCGCGGCGAGCAGTGCGACGCCCATGCCGATCTGCACGGCGCGCCGCGGCAGACGCGCGACGAAACCGGCGCCGAGCCACGCGCCGACGACCGCGGCAAGGATTAACAGCAGCAGCGTCTTCGGCGAGACCGCGATGATGCCGATGAAGATCGCCGCCTCGACGACGGTAGGAATAGCGTGTCCGACGTTCAGCGTTCCCGGTATTCGCTCGTCCGGAACGAAGCGGAGAAACTTAAAGAGCGCGGTCGTCGTCGCGAACGAGCCGATTCCGAGTGTATCGAAGAAGTTCGTGACGAAGCCGATCCCCACCGAGATCGCGGCGGGGACGGACTCCGGCCACGCCGGCCGGTGGCGCGGCGCCGCGCGCACGAGCGCGACGACGACCGAGAGACCGACGACGAAGAGTCCGACGAAGAGCACGGTGTGGACGGTCATCTACGGCGCTCCTATGACGCGGCGAGCTCTCGCGTCGCCGCCGCGTTGAAGTATGCGGCCTTGGGATGGTGCATGACGATGGCCGCGGTGGATTGCTCGGGAACGATCTGAAAGGCCGGCGTTAGTGTCACGCCGATGGTGGCGGTTGCATCGAGCAGCCGAAAAACCTGCGCGTGCTGCTCGAGGTCGGGGCAGGCACCGTAACCCCACGAGTATCGCTTTCCGCGCTCGGCCTCGAGCCCCAGTTCGCGCCGGATGCGACGGTGCGTCCACTCCGCGAGCGCCTCCGCCGACTGCACGGAGAAGCCGTGGAGGAAGTAGGCTTCGCTATACTCTCCCGCCGCCTGCAACGCTTCGGTCGCGCGGGTCGCCTCGCTCCCGATCGTCACGATCTGCAGAGCGACGACGTCGGGAGCGGGGCCGCCCTCGCCTTCGCGCAGATAGTCGGCGAGGCTCAGATGCTCGCCGCCGGCCTGCCTCGGGAAGGTCAGCCGCGCGATCTCCGCGCGTCCGCTCTCGTCGTAGAGAACGACGTCGTTGCCCTCGCCGGCCGCGCGAAAGTATCCGTAGGCGATGCGCGGATGGAGCAGATCGCCGCTCTCCGCGCGCTCGCGGTAGCGCCCAAGCCGCGGCTCGAACTCGTCGGCGACGAGGCGATCGAACGCGCCGCCTTTTGTATTCGCTCCGCCCCACGAGAGCCGATAGAGGCTGCGCAGATCGAAGCACGGCCAGAGCTCGCGCAGGTCTATCGTCGTTTCATCGAGCGCGCGCATGCCCAAGAAGGGCGGCACCGGAACGTCGGCGCGCTGCGACTTCACCGCGGAACGCGTGGGCGCCGCGCTCGCGACGGGCGGCGCGCGGCGGCGATCGCGTTCGGCGAAGGCTTCGGCCTTCGCGCGCTCGATCAGCTCGCTGCGCCGCTGCGGATCGCTCGTCAGCGCATCCACGAGATCGAGCCCTTCGAATGCGTCGCGCGCGTAGAAGAGCCCCGGCTCGAAGAAACGCGTGCCCTCGTCGAGCAACGCGATGCGGCGGCCGAAGTCGCGGTTGATCGCCGCACCGCCGACGATCACCGGGAACTCCAGCCCGCGCGAGTCTTGCTCGGCGACGCAGACCGGCATCTGTTTGCTCGTCGACACCAAGAGTGCGGAGAGACCGATCGCGTCGGCCTTTACCTCGATCGCCTTCTCCAAGATCGCGTTCATCGGCACTTGCTTCCCGAGATCGTGCACCGTGTACCCGTTGTTCGCGAGAATCGTGTGGACGAGGTTCTTTCCGATGTCGTGCACGTCGCCGAAGACCGTCGCGAGCACGACCGTTCCCTTCGTCGAGCCCTC
Coding sequences:
- the manB gene encoding phosphomannomutase/phosphoglucomutase (converts mannose-6-phosphate to mannose-1-phosphate; the resulting product is then converted to GDP-mannose by ManC which is then used in the synthesis of mannose-containing glycoconjugates that are important for mediating entry into host cells); this translates as MNPTIFKSYDVRGVYPSELSDDVAYGIGRCFVALLQAGGSGAAARTTVAVARDMRPSGKNLCDAFARGATESGADVVDIGMVSTDALYFAVGKYAFDGGVMITASHNPAEYNGMKFTRSQAQAISLDTGLATIRDRLVADDLPPACATAGTISERDVLDDFARHCLSFVDRAKIKPLRIAVDAGNGMAGATVPHVFKTLPCDLVPLYFELDGRFPNHPASPIEPENMIDLQAAVRKHQCDLGVAFDGDADRMFIVDEKSGLIDGSTVTALVALNTLKKHPGAKILYNLICSRSVPELIARAGGVPVRSRVGHSIIKAVMREQDIVFGGEHSGHFYFRDNWYADSGMIALLQCLELFSEAGKPVSEAIAPIDTRFRSGEINSRVADVPAKLREIEERYSDGQIDHLDGVTIGYPQWWMNVRPSNTEPLLRLNVEGDTEALMERHREEALALIRS
- a CDS encoding ABC transporter ATP-binding protein; protein product: MIALRGLALDAGGKPLLRNVNASIESGEFVALLGRNGAGKTTLLRTIAGLHAARAGTISIDGIPAARMRPLERARRVAFVTGDEVLVDALTVAEVVAIGRFPHHRWWQWQADGDDERAVAEALGAVRLEPFAQRLFSTLSAGERQRVWIALGLAQATPILLLDEPTSHLDVRVAHEILDLLQRLARAGKAIVCALHDLNEAAAYADRIALLGDGTLLRAAPPDELLDEPTIDGAYGIGMERVRLSDGRLRVFARPTDAREASCERPSRAPSE
- a CDS encoding SpoIIE family protein phosphatase; translated protein: MKNAPLTRVTGTLLMTAFLVVTLAFAVQGTFETRAQIASTFSHQAQIQQAQIELEELLRLQIDEENSLRGYSLTRDPFYIAQYRQAAAGYDATQASITKMLSDLQLSDVVKLLDSYGKLQTQWRAEVAAPILRNPRNRLVELDKRNKLFSDYETRTVAAIRMALAGEGSALLESLQSQLDRSSYLRAFWVLGFGVLAILFNAYGSRLNRELEQERTITEILQQAFRSESVPLPHCEVGSAYVSATNHLAVGGDVFDVYRLSSTQALILIADVSGKGVDAAVLTAFIKFMIRAIALRQRDPAAILSEFNLAFSRAVGNPYLFVSMFVGVLDTSTLRLKYGSAGHDCAYLRDRGGVRQLAVTGPVLGVMEEPFSTETIDLEPGDTLVLATDGLTEVRNRAGKQLLGRGAMELIARLGPHAQQLADEVIEHVRELGGNRLRDDLAVVAIRVLDTERGRA
- a CDS encoding sulfite exporter TauE/SafE family protein → MTVHTVLFVGLFVVGLSVVVALVRAAPRHRPAWPESVPAAISVGIGFVTNFFDTLGIGSFATTTALFKFLRFVPDERIPGTLNVGHAIPTVVEAAIFIGIIAVSPKTLLLLILAAVVGAWLGAGFVARLPRRAVQIGMGVALLAAAALFIAGNLKGSHFGLSGDALALSGARLWIGVAISICLGALMTIGIGFYAPCMIMVSLLGMNPVAAFPIMMGSCAFLMPVASMRFIRYDAFSMRAALGLTIGGIPGVLIAAYVVKSLPLVAVRWLVVAVVLYAAFVMLRSAAQRAVAPEVP
- a CDS encoding iron ABC transporter permease, with the translated sequence MKLAVLALLTAAAGAASLLVGGTPLSIGEIAHQLAHPGEPGVLHEIVWQLRLPRVCIGATVGASLALCGVTLQGLLRNPLVDPYLTGVSAAAAAAIALAILAGAAVSATPAVGFAAGLGAALVVAALARRGGGIDPTRLILAGVSLSTLFAAIVTLAVVRAQSNDYASTILAWLAGSMAGRGWHDLAIAAPYAAAGAVLAAASISPLNALRIGEQRARAVGVNVDRVQWVILVSSSLLAASSVVLAGLVGFIGLIVPHLARRVVGSDARVLLPASAALGATLCMLADAICRRIVAPAELPIGVLLAFIGVPAFLYIYLRPPVREAQSER
- a CDS encoding amidohydrolase family protein, with amino-acid sequence MSGLVLGPAFVAVGDGTSTFGRLAVEDGRIAGVLTADGPSDYPLPPGSSIAPGLIDVHTNGAGEFLFNRDQGNAVGVAGSTYARNGATGFVASVMTAPWESMLHAASELVEAANQLEEDAPSGARCLGVHFEGPFLNPKFRRIHRNEWLLPASEARAAEMVDACKGACLLVTMAPEIDGAADALRVFLENGVVCSAGHTSARYREGMLAIGLGFRSLTHAFNGMPPLDHRDPSILAAFIQDRRTLVQVICDGIHVSPVMIDILHRTLGDRVVLATDNMPAADPGYHIEGGVMRAEDGTIAGSALQIDEALRNYMSYAQIPFAQAIVAATYAPARLIRHDGEMGRIVRGARADLSFWDREYQVIGTMVGGRFVYNRIEVAA